Proteins from one Nitrobacteraceae bacterium AZCC 2146 genomic window:
- a CDS encoding surface polysaccharide O-acyltransferase-like enzyme (product_source=COG3274; cog=COG3274; pfam=PF01757; superfamily=81452; transmembrane_helix_parts=Inside_1_92,TMhelix_93_115,Outside_116_129,TMhelix_130_152,Inside_153_164,TMhelix_165_187,Outside_188_206,TMhelix_207_224,Inside_225_230,TMhelix_231_253,Outside_254_262,TMhelix_263_278,Inside_279_284,TMhelix_285_307,Outside_308_316,TMhelix_317_339,Inside_340_353), translating to MKATAQVFPAPRSQPDLNAQATASGRNLAIDTMRGIAILMVVAIHSLQQPLDSSWQVLVDAALRPCVPMFLFASGYLTALSGRVPLAKRIKAALIPYAIAFVAAYIYMSLQNPAMDHRLTTTLARFVLAYVFVYYYVFVYVGCTLCLWLVLRLSGAEAPPAKPRLVVFLMLSIAFGLIAGSYLDPLLTRLGFSGALIEEVRMRDIPFWFSFAAVGALVAQLSAGRPLRDMRWTIAGAVLTAYAIYAAVRLFGIGDAADYDSVAFFGYAATLCVLLFALDIQLPFVAALGSGSYFIYLWHIFIVMALRDQAALRQYGAAIGSGVIYMVTVAASILALLAVRRFCPPRLVRWLGA from the coding sequence ATGAAAGCCACCGCCCAGGTCTTCCCGGCTCCGCGATCCCAGCCAGACCTCAACGCGCAGGCGACCGCCTCGGGCCGGAATTTGGCAATCGACACCATGCGTGGCATCGCGATTCTTATGGTCGTCGCCATTCATTCCCTGCAACAGCCGCTCGACTCTTCCTGGCAAGTGCTTGTCGATGCGGCATTGCGGCCGTGCGTCCCGATGTTCCTGTTTGCCTCGGGATACCTGACGGCACTGTCGGGGCGTGTCCCGCTCGCAAAGCGGATCAAGGCGGCGCTGATCCCATACGCGATCGCATTCGTCGCCGCCTACATCTATATGTCGCTGCAAAACCCGGCCATGGACCATCGCCTCACCACAACGTTGGCGCGGTTCGTCCTCGCCTATGTCTTTGTCTACTATTACGTCTTCGTCTATGTCGGCTGCACCCTGTGCCTTTGGCTGGTACTGCGTCTCTCCGGGGCGGAAGCACCGCCCGCGAAGCCACGGCTTGTCGTGTTTCTGATGCTTTCCATCGCGTTCGGCCTGATCGCCGGCAGCTATCTCGACCCGCTGCTGACGCGTCTCGGATTTTCGGGGGCGCTGATTGAAGAAGTCCGCATGCGCGATATTCCGTTCTGGTTCAGCTTCGCCGCAGTCGGGGCGCTCGTCGCACAATTGTCGGCTGGACGCCCCCTGCGCGACATGCGCTGGACGATCGCCGGCGCGGTGCTGACCGCATATGCGATTTATGCAGCGGTACGGCTGTTCGGGATCGGCGATGCCGCGGACTATGATTCGGTTGCGTTCTTCGGCTACGCCGCGACGCTGTGCGTCCTGCTGTTCGCCCTCGACATCCAGCTTCCCTTCGTCGCCGCGTTGGGCTCGGGCAGCTATTTCATCTATCTCTGGCACATCTTCATCGTCATGGCGTTGCGCGATCAGGCGGCGTTGCGTCAATACGGCGCCGCAATCGGATCGGGGGTCATCTATATGGTGACCGTGGCCGCCAGCATTCTTGCGCTGCTGGCCGTCCGGCGATTTTGCCCTCCCCGCCTTGTCCGCTGGCTGGGAGCTTAA
- a CDS encoding O-antigen/teichoic acid export membrane protein (product_source=COG2244; cog=COG2244; pfam=PF01943,PF14667; transmembrane_helix_parts=Inside_1_6,TMhelix_7_26,Outside_27_35,TMhelix_36_58,Inside_59_82,TMhelix_83_105,Outside_106_109,TMhelix_110_127,Inside_128_138,TMhelix_139_161,Outside_162_170,TMhelix_171_193,Inside_194_205,TMhelix_206_225,Outside_226_229,TMhelix_230_252,Inside_253_289,TMhelix_290_312,Outside_313_354,TMhelix_355_377,Inside_378_381,TMhelix_382_404,Outside_405_413,TMhelix_414_433,Inside_434_439,TMhelix_440_462,Outside_463_484): MLLRRTLLYLPAQIVGPLFQLVAMIVWTHVVDEHTLGVITLITATHELLQIGFLAWWSQYALRFFGRYQEGHDAQRFYRTENAVLLVSLFIQSAAVIAVLLLVIVPGTDAGLLAATVAYVITRSLNLYIAERARVRHQIGVYSIQQILGPSVGFIAGLILIKLLGQSPTWPLLGYAAAQLVAAVVVLPKIGYGRRVWPIDREIMRHAFSYGIPLVIGGALGWVGLNASRFIVNDMLGVAAAGLFAVGYGLGQRAATVAAMLVTAAAFPLAVKSMEQGGSKAAMRQLSDNSALLIAILAPSIAGIFLLRTEIVHLLIASPFQQVTLAILPLSTLAGSIRNLRAHFGDQVFLLHSRTRLMVIVATIDATVTVVLSAVCIRYWGLVGAAGATVMAALAAAIVSFAIGFSKFGLTLPLAHLARIAVATIAMAVLLNYMPEAPSFIVLALHIVAGATVYTATLALLYAPALFRMLRPQTPLSEPQSLEP; this comes from the coding sequence ATGCTGTTGCGACGGACCCTGCTGTACCTTCCCGCCCAGATCGTCGGCCCGCTATTCCAGCTGGTCGCCATGATCGTCTGGACCCATGTCGTCGACGAGCACACGCTGGGCGTGATCACGCTGATCACAGCCACGCACGAACTGCTGCAGATCGGCTTCCTGGCCTGGTGGTCGCAATACGCGCTGCGCTTCTTCGGGCGCTACCAGGAGGGGCATGACGCGCAACGCTTCTACCGCACCGAAAATGCCGTCCTTCTGGTCTCGCTATTCATCCAGAGCGCTGCCGTCATCGCCGTTCTCCTGCTGGTCATCGTGCCCGGTACCGACGCCGGATTGCTCGCGGCAACCGTCGCCTACGTCATCACCCGGTCGCTCAATCTCTACATCGCCGAGCGCGCACGCGTACGCCACCAGATCGGGGTCTATTCGATCCAGCAGATTCTCGGGCCGTCGGTCGGATTCATTGCCGGCCTGATCCTGATCAAGCTGCTCGGTCAATCGCCGACATGGCCGCTGCTGGGCTACGCGGCTGCGCAACTTGTCGCCGCCGTCGTTGTTCTGCCGAAGATCGGTTACGGCCGCAGGGTCTGGCCGATCGATCGCGAAATCATGCGTCACGCGTTCAGCTATGGCATTCCGCTCGTCATCGGAGGTGCATTGGGCTGGGTCGGCCTCAATGCATCGCGCTTCATTGTCAACGATATGCTGGGGGTCGCTGCCGCGGGCCTGTTCGCGGTCGGTTACGGCCTCGGCCAGCGTGCAGCGACGGTCGCCGCCATGCTGGTGACGGCAGCGGCCTTTCCGCTGGCGGTCAAGAGCATGGAGCAAGGCGGCAGCAAGGCAGCGATGCGCCAACTCTCCGACAATAGCGCGCTTCTGATCGCGATCCTGGCACCGAGCATCGCCGGGATATTTCTGCTGCGCACCGAAATTGTGCATCTACTGATCGCATCACCATTCCAGCAGGTGACGCTCGCCATCCTTCCGCTATCCACCCTGGCTGGCTCGATTCGCAACCTTCGCGCCCATTTCGGCGATCAGGTCTTTCTCCTGCACAGCCGCACGCGGCTTATGGTCATCGTCGCGACCATCGATGCTACGGTGACCGTCGTGCTCAGCGCTGTCTGCATCCGCTACTGGGGCCTGGTCGGGGCTGCGGGCGCAACTGTCATGGCCGCGCTCGCGGCCGCAATCGTCAGTTTTGCGATTGGATTTTCCAAGTTCGGCCTGACGCTGCCGTTAGCTCACCTCGCCCGCATTGCCGTGGCGACCATCGCGATGGCAGTGCTGCTGAACTATATGCCGGAGGCCCCCTCCTTCATCGTTCTGGCGCTGCATATCGTCGCCGGCGCAACGGTTTACACCGCGACATTGGCGCTTCTTTATGCGCCGGCATTGTTTCGGATGCTGCGTCCACAAACCCCGCTTTCGGAGCCACAGAGTCTGGAGCCATAG
- a CDS encoding endo-1,4-beta-xylanase (product_source=KO:K01181; cath_funfam=3.20.20.80; cog=COG3693; ko=KO:K01181; pfam=PF00331; superfamily=51445), which translates to MLTCSRREALAILAGAGVAAQGEAYGAAPAQGLGAIAAKNGFMFGAACGPVIDKDLAYRELYTTHTKIVTTDIAMKMGTLAPQPGPRRFESADRLLQFCNDHRIPMRGHCLIWNEWVPQWIRAMSVSERQTFFDGYIEEVVGRYVGKLQSWDIVNEPFWPGHKAPGGYRLGPWYDAFGTDYIRRAFERAAIVDKKTKFVLNEAQTERDDDVGRAVREGLLRLVDELQHAGVRLQAVGLQGHLQPRYPHDPARFAEFLHALAGRGVDIYITEFDVRDDTFPDDIAARDAMVAETAEKFLDTVLKVPAVKAVIAWELADNYSFYTDAVKRKDPLAQRLPRPLPFDAEMQKKPLWFAMARSFEKAKRT; encoded by the coding sequence ATGCTCACATGTTCTCGAAGAGAAGCGCTCGCAATTCTCGCAGGTGCAGGTGTCGCCGCTCAGGGAGAAGCATACGGCGCGGCGCCCGCGCAAGGTCTTGGCGCGATCGCGGCAAAAAATGGATTTATGTTTGGTGCGGCTTGCGGTCCGGTTATCGACAAGGACCTCGCCTATCGGGAACTCTACACGACGCACACCAAAATCGTGACGACCGATATTGCCATGAAAATGGGAACCCTCGCGCCTCAGCCGGGACCCAGGCGATTCGAAAGCGCCGATCGGCTGTTGCAGTTTTGCAATGACCATCGCATTCCGATGCGCGGACATTGCCTCATTTGGAATGAATGGGTGCCGCAATGGATCCGGGCGATGAGCGTCTCGGAGCGGCAGACGTTCTTCGACGGCTATATTGAGGAGGTCGTTGGCCGCTATGTCGGCAAGTTGCAGTCGTGGGACATCGTCAACGAGCCGTTCTGGCCCGGGCACAAGGCGCCTGGCGGTTATCGGCTCGGGCCCTGGTACGACGCCTTCGGTACCGACTACATCCGCCGCGCCTTCGAACGCGCGGCTATTGTCGACAAGAAGACGAAATTTGTCCTCAATGAAGCTCAGACGGAACGCGATGACGATGTCGGCCGCGCGGTGCGAGAAGGTCTGCTGCGCCTGGTCGATGAACTGCAGCATGCGGGCGTGCGGCTGCAAGCCGTCGGCCTGCAAGGCCATTTGCAGCCGCGTTACCCGCACGATCCGGCACGCTTTGCCGAATTCCTTCACGCGCTCGCCGGGCGTGGAGTCGATATCTACATCACCGAATTTGATGTGCGCGACGACACCTTTCCAGATGACATCGCTGCCCGTGATGCGATGGTCGCCGAAACGGCGGAGAAATTCCTGGACACCGTGCTGAAGGTTCCCGCGGTCAAGGCTGTCATCGCATGGGAACTTGCGGACAACTATTCCTTCTACACCGACGCCGTGAAGAGGAAGGATCCGCTCGCGCAACGGCTGCCCCGGCCATTGCCCTTTGACGCCGAGATGCAAAAGAAGCCGCTTTGGTTTGCCATGGCCAGGTCGTTCGAAAAAGCGAAACGAACCTGA
- a CDS encoding N-acetylglucosaminyldiphosphoundecaprenol N-acetyl-beta-D-mannosaminyltransferase (product_source=KO:K05946; cog=COG1922; ko=KO:K05946; pfam=PF03808; superfamily=51556; tigrfam=TIGR00696): protein MLDTHTRQNRSLTVDGIAINVSSLPDAVSSIVSAVEHGDNFSVCTLNLDHVVHLQQRPDFRAAYRRARFVTADGFPIVVLSRLLGLPMSRTTGADLVEPLCREAGKKGLPIFLMGSNKDTLAETAKRLSERFQGLEIAGTFSPGPNFDAHSTEADLAIDSIRASGAKLCFVALSAPRQELFASRCLDDLDGTACLCVGAALDFIAGTQTRAPELMQKIGLEWAWRMLRDPRRLAPRYARCAAAVPRLVARTIPQIFNARMRKAA, encoded by the coding sequence ATGTTGGACACGCATACGCGGCAGAACCGCAGTCTTACCGTCGATGGCATCGCCATCAACGTTTCTTCACTTCCCGACGCCGTGTCCTCGATCGTCTCAGCGGTGGAGCATGGCGATAATTTCAGCGTATGCACGCTCAATCTCGATCATGTCGTCCATTTGCAACAGCGGCCCGACTTCCGCGCGGCTTATCGTCGTGCGCGATTTGTGACAGCGGATGGATTTCCGATTGTGGTGTTGAGCCGCCTGCTCGGCCTGCCGATGTCGCGCACGACCGGCGCGGATCTCGTCGAACCCTTGTGTCGCGAGGCCGGAAAGAAAGGTCTTCCGATCTTTCTGATGGGCTCAAACAAAGACACGCTTGCCGAAACGGCCAAGCGGTTGTCGGAGCGATTTCAGGGCCTTGAAATTGCGGGCACTTTTTCTCCCGGTCCGAATTTCGACGCGCATTCCACAGAAGCGGACCTTGCCATCGACAGTATTCGCGCGTCAGGCGCAAAACTCTGTTTCGTCGCGCTAAGCGCTCCGCGCCAGGAACTGTTCGCGTCGCGGTGTCTCGATGACCTGGATGGAACGGCGTGCCTCTGCGTCGGTGCCGCGCTCGACTTCATTGCGGGCACGCAGACTCGCGCACCGGAGCTGATGCAGAAGATCGGGCTCGAATGGGCGTGGCGAATGCTACGTGATCCGCGCCGGCTGGCACCGCGCTATGCGCGCTGCGCGGCAGCCGTTCCACGGCTGGTGGCTCGGACTATTCCACAGATATTTAACGCACGAATGAGGAAAGCGGCATGA
- a CDS encoding glycosyltransferase involved in cell wall biosynthesis (product_source=COG0438; cath_funfam=3.40.50.2000; cog=COG0438; pfam=PF13692; superfamily=53756), with protein sequence MTSTLTLALRARNANHTRYQICLIHPFDPRGEKVGGLETYIRDFITFHPTDTDLLFIGVDSIGDLKLGEIHKLTFRGRRFDFLPILRYSDHQAREAARSIRTSLTGQFFVALLRHFGTIARLIRSRRCSIDLRRVEFSWLPAVLRLPFIQMLHGEGAPKLQMDSLLKKYSFVHNAGERFAVATSEKFLCVNPFITERLQKTYPRRKNKIDTLWTWVNTDIFKPQPFPASTEPFRIIFAGRLDEFKDPPLMFRTIERLRQRLHGGVEFHYIGTSDPHRFPQFAAIEDITIRHGFKDAAGMAATLASAHAGILTSEFEGMPRCVLETLAVGRPVVAMHLPQLESVIHDGDSGFLIPRSGSPDDFADALAQRFVEVRDAIDAGKLDPARIAGAIDSFTPATQLARVYTYHQEIQNARGMTIAPSGAY encoded by the coding sequence ATGACGTCGACATTGACATTGGCGCTGCGGGCGCGAAACGCCAATCACACACGGTATCAGATCTGCCTGATTCATCCGTTCGATCCGCGCGGCGAAAAGGTCGGCGGTCTCGAGACTTACATCAGGGACTTCATCACCTTTCATCCGACGGACACGGATCTGCTGTTCATCGGCGTCGACTCCATCGGCGACCTGAAGCTCGGAGAAATCCACAAGCTGACGTTTCGCGGCCGCCGCTTCGACTTCCTTCCGATCCTGCGCTACTCGGACCATCAGGCGCGGGAAGCCGCGCGCAGCATCCGCACCTCTCTCACCGGACAGTTCTTTGTCGCATTGCTGCGCCATTTCGGCACGATCGCACGCCTGATTCGCTCGCGGCGTTGTTCGATCGATCTGCGCCGGGTGGAATTTTCGTGGCTGCCGGCGGTGCTGCGGCTTCCATTTATCCAGATGTTGCACGGAGAGGGAGCGCCGAAGCTGCAGATGGATTCCCTGCTGAAAAAATATTCATTCGTCCACAATGCCGGCGAACGTTTCGCCGTGGCCACCAGCGAAAAATTCCTTTGCGTCAATCCGTTCATCACGGAGCGGTTGCAAAAGACCTATCCACGCCGAAAGAACAAGATCGATACGCTCTGGACCTGGGTGAACACCGACATCTTCAAGCCGCAGCCGTTTCCCGCCAGCACGGAGCCGTTCCGGATCATCTTCGCGGGGCGGCTCGACGAGTTCAAGGATCCGCCGCTGATGTTTCGCACCATCGAGCGCCTGCGGCAGCGCCTGCATGGCGGCGTCGAATTCCATTACATCGGCACGAGCGATCCGCATCGCTTCCCCCAATTTGCAGCGATTGAGGACATCACTATTCGCCACGGCTTCAAGGACGCCGCCGGAATGGCCGCGACTTTGGCGAGCGCCCATGCCGGCATCCTGACCTCCGAATTCGAGGGCATGCCGCGGTGTGTTCTTGAGACCCTCGCCGTCGGCCGCCCTGTCGTAGCCATGCATCTGCCGCAGCTGGAGTCGGTGATCCATGATGGTGACAGCGGATTTTTGATCCCGCGCAGTGGATCTCCCGACGACTTCGCGGACGCGCTCGCGCAGCGATTTGTCGAGGTTCGCGATGCCATCGATGCCGGGAAGCTCGATCCCGCGCGCATCGCCGGCGCGATCGATTCGTTCACCCCGGCCACCCAGCTGGCACGCGTCTACACCTATCACCAGGAAATCCAGAACGCGCGAGGCATGACTATCGCTCCATCGGGCGCTTACTGA
- a CDS encoding phosphatidylinositol alpha-1,6-mannosyltransferase (product_source=KO:K13668; cath_funfam=3.40.50.2000; cog=COG0438; ko=KO:K13668; pfam=PF00534,PF13439; superfamily=53756), with protein sequence MKILLLTSEFAPAQGGIGTYAREIAVAATSLGARVTLVAPDYAQDTAADDRAMPFEIHRFNGGRHSARDLPAKILLARSKVAAERFDIVHAADWPFFIPVALSRRRTPARLLMTVHGTEINETQTLLKRLAIRYSQVFGPRTEVAANSQFTKELFREKFAIDERRIHAIRLGVSDFWFEGSNERAAARVAYQLPPDRLVMVTVARITRRKGHHLTLAALASLPDDLRRRITWLVIGPNGEAEYVEQLQRLVAAADCDVRLLGSLSNEQIRDIYAAADFFCLTGTPDSSGRVEGFGLVYLEAGASGLPSVATAIGGVPDAVLTDQSGLLVAPSVEAIASAITELAEDGNTRSILAAGASAHARALSWERCAAETYGLPQPARSVHAPMSGLSADPAAQSPAIPV encoded by the coding sequence ATGAAGATTCTGCTGTTGACCAGCGAGTTTGCGCCCGCCCAGGGGGGGATCGGCACCTATGCGCGCGAGATCGCCGTAGCCGCCACCAGCCTCGGGGCGCGCGTGACGCTTGTCGCGCCTGATTATGCGCAGGATACGGCGGCTGACGATCGCGCAATGCCATTTGAAATTCACCGCTTCAACGGCGGCCGGCATTCGGCGCGCGATCTTCCCGCCAAGATCCTGCTCGCGCGCAGCAAGGTCGCAGCCGAGCGCTTCGACATTGTTCACGCAGCCGATTGGCCTTTCTTTATCCCCGTCGCACTATCACGCAGGCGCACACCGGCGCGGCTGCTGATGACGGTCCACGGCACCGAAATCAACGAGACCCAGACGCTGCTCAAGCGCCTTGCCATCCGCTACAGCCAGGTGTTCGGGCCGCGAACCGAGGTCGCCGCCAACAGCCAGTTCACCAAAGAGCTGTTTCGCGAGAAGTTTGCGATCGACGAGCGCCGCATCCATGCGATTCGGCTGGGCGTATCGGATTTCTGGTTCGAAGGAAGCAATGAACGCGCCGCCGCCCGCGTGGCCTATCAACTGCCGCCGGACCGACTCGTCATGGTGACGGTCGCGCGGATTACGCGGCGTAAGGGACATCACCTCACGCTCGCGGCGCTGGCAAGCCTCCCGGACGATCTGCGTCGACGCATCACCTGGCTGGTGATCGGCCCAAACGGCGAAGCCGAATATGTCGAGCAATTGCAGCGCCTCGTTGCGGCAGCGGACTGCGACGTTCGCCTGCTCGGATCGCTGTCCAACGAGCAGATTCGCGACATCTACGCTGCAGCCGATTTCTTTTGTCTCACCGGCACGCCAGATTCGTCCGGTCGGGTCGAGGGTTTCGGGCTGGTCTACCTTGAGGCCGGAGCAAGCGGATTGCCGAGCGTCGCTACCGCGATCGGCGGCGTTCCCGATGCCGTTCTGACCGACCAGAGTGGACTGCTCGTCGCGCCTTCCGTCGAGGCGATCGCGAGCGCCATCACTGAACTCGCGGAAGACGGCAATACGCGTTCCATTCTCGCCGCCGGCGCATCCGCGCACGCCCGTGCCCTGTCCTGGGAGCGCTGCGCGGCCGAAACCTATGGATTGCCGCAGCCTGCGAGGTCCGTTCACGCTCCGATGTCCGGCCTGTCCGCAGATCCAGCAGCGCAATCCCCTGCAATTCCGGTATGA
- a CDS encoding hypothetical protein (product_source=Hypo-rule applied; cleavage_site_network=SignalP-noTM) translates to MKHLVAIAILLALATGAARADNCGRSREYLLGGLGGDITMPPQAYEDLFKICVAASTMANVKDAYILRDGGIAVIPKQDTVAATASTLAQFCDAYPKATLRFLTRKELLLTKSVTGIVRMSSTSSTSCKKIKGLS, encoded by the coding sequence ATGAAGCATCTCGTCGCGATAGCCATCCTGCTCGCGCTCGCCACCGGCGCGGCGCGAGCCGACAATTGCGGCCGAAGCCGCGAATACCTGCTGGGCGGTCTGGGAGGCGACATCACGATGCCGCCGCAAGCCTACGAGGATTTGTTCAAGATCTGCGTCGCGGCGTCTACCATGGCAAATGTCAAGGATGCCTACATTCTGAGGGATGGCGGCATCGCCGTGATCCCGAAGCAGGACACCGTGGCAGCGACCGCATCGACGCTCGCGCAATTCTGCGATGCCTACCCCAAGGCAACGTTGCGCTTCCTGACACGCAAGGAACTGCTTCTCACAAAGTCTGTCACGGGCATCGTGCGGATGTCATCGACATCCTCCACATCGTGTAAAAAGATCAAGGGCCTTTCCTGA
- a CDS encoding hypothetical protein (product_source=Hypo-rule applied; superfamily=57997): MLKRFFRSTSSTDFKTRSANRDSETDQQAVLSVTRAIDLVLQGAEAERVGLKRRLDDVIASAALAGGNEIEEYQARPDARSQMLHKSDDEIRNGEERLRTLESHIARFRLLRADLQRHFPDMKIDPPARH, encoded by the coding sequence ATGCTGAAGCGATTTTTCCGATCGACGTCCAGCACCGACTTCAAGACGCGATCCGCCAATCGCGACAGCGAAACCGATCAGCAGGCCGTGCTGTCGGTGACGCGGGCCATCGACCTCGTTCTGCAAGGTGCCGAGGCTGAACGCGTGGGGCTGAAACGGCGATTGGACGACGTCATCGCCAGCGCCGCCCTCGCTGGCGGCAACGAGATCGAAGAATATCAGGCACGCCCTGACGCACGCTCTCAAATGCTTCACAAGTCCGACGACGAGATTCGAAACGGCGAGGAGCGGCTCCGCACTCTGGAGAGCCATATTGCCAGGTTCAGGCTACTCAGGGCTGATCTTCAAAGGCATTTTCCGGACATGAAGATAGATCCCCCTGCCCGCCATTGA
- a CDS encoding Lrp/AsnC family transcriptional regulator (product_source=KO:K05800; cath_funfam=1.10.10.10,3.30.70.920; cog=COG1522; ko=KO:K05800; pfam=PF01037,PF13412; smart=SM00344; superfamily=46785,54909) produces MLDEFDRKILATLQVDSSLSMQEVAERVGLSSTPCWRRIQKLENSGYIKRRVALLDAEKLDLGVSVFIAVRTNQHNAEWVQRFRKIVIGFPEVVDFYRLSGDVDYLIRAVVSDIRAYDDLYQRLIAKIDLHDVSSMFTMEQIKSTTELPLVNASAKRGRAEIHAARDSVVAQ; encoded by the coding sequence ATGCTCGACGAGTTCGATCGCAAGATCCTGGCGACGCTTCAGGTCGACAGCAGCCTGTCCATGCAGGAAGTGGCGGAACGTGTCGGACTTAGCTCGACTCCCTGCTGGAGGCGAATTCAGAAGCTGGAAAACTCCGGCTACATCAAGCGTCGCGTGGCGTTGCTTGATGCAGAGAAGCTGGATCTCGGCGTCAGTGTTTTCATTGCGGTGCGAACCAATCAGCACAACGCCGAGTGGGTTCAGCGCTTCAGGAAGATCGTGATCGGCTTTCCGGAGGTCGTGGACTTCTACCGTTTGAGCGGAGATGTCGATTATCTGATACGCGCGGTGGTGTCGGATATCCGCGCCTACGACGACCTCTATCAGCGTTTGATTGCGAAAATTGACCTGCACGACGTGTCGTCCATGTTCACGATGGAGCAGATCAAATCCACCACCGAGCTGCCGCTCGTCAATGCCTCGGCCAAGCGTGGCCGAGCTGAAATCCACGCAGCGCGGGATTCCGTCGTCGCGCAGTGA
- a CDS encoding 3-oxoacyl-[acyl-carrier protein] reductase (product_source=KO:K00059; cath_funfam=3.40.50.720; cog=COG1028; ko=KO:K00059; pfam=PF13561; superfamily=51735), protein MTALSGKIALVTGASRGIGQAIARRLASDGATVAVHFHAAVEAANATVAGIIAAGGNAFAIRADLSERGGATLLAENFTAELISRYGSPTFDILVNNAGLGKRAVIEDITEDDFDLLLQTNLKSPFLIKALLPHLREGGRIVNISSMGTRSAYPMMAAYAPAKAGLEALSRLLAVHVGGRQITVNSVMPGATATDMNTAARDPVASRAVAGTIALGRVGQPDDIAKVVAFLASDAGGWVTGQQIDASGGQRL, encoded by the coding sequence ATGACGGCATTGTCGGGAAAGATCGCGCTCGTCACGGGCGCCAGCCGGGGCATCGGCCAGGCCATCGCGCGACGTCTGGCCAGTGACGGCGCCACCGTCGCCGTGCACTTCCACGCCGCGGTGGAAGCAGCCAACGCCACCGTTGCCGGGATCATTGCCGCGGGCGGAAATGCCTTCGCGATCCGCGCCGATCTCTCCGAACGCGGCGGCGCCACGTTGCTGGCTGAAAATTTTACGGCCGAGTTGATTAGCCGATATGGCAGTCCGACCTTCGACATTCTCGTCAACAATGCCGGCCTCGGCAAACGCGCCGTGATCGAGGACATCACCGAGGACGATTTCGATCTGCTGCTGCAGACCAATCTGAAATCGCCGTTCCTGATCAAGGCGCTGCTGCCGCATCTGCGCGAGGGCGGCCGCATCGTCAACATCTCGTCGATGGGAACGCGTTCGGCCTATCCGATGATGGCGGCCTATGCGCCGGCGAAGGCTGGATTGGAGGCGTTGAGCCGGCTGCTCGCGGTTCATGTCGGTGGGCGGCAGATCACGGTGAATTCGGTGATGCCGGGAGCGACGGCTACCGACATGAACACCGCGGCCCGCGATCCGGTGGCGAGCCGTGCGGTCGCCGGGACGATTGCGCTCGGCCGCGTCGGCCAACCCGATGATATCGCCAAGGTGGTCGCATTTCTCGCTTCCGACGCGGGTGGTTGGGTTACCGGCCAGCAGATAGATGCCAGCGGTGGTCAGCGCCTGTGA